Proteins from a genomic interval of bacterium:
- a CDS encoding DUF4434 domain-containing protein — MDIWTRRAFLGALAGSATMAASAGAEAGNGSGIVKIKPIQGSWFEFQHHNQPEGKYWNPACAAFSCSQWDAKVKEIADIGMEYLVLMNTALYFKAFYTTGIFPKFEIACDDPIEAVLTAADRYGVKFFIGGGFFGQWDSPGIIDDPDATQKRLRAIGELAGLFGHHKSFYGWYWPNEAAITPYFHEKFITYVNDCSKEARKHMPNARTLIAPYGTRIAKPDDRFVRQLEMLDVDIIAYQDEIGVRKTKVEESARFFEGLRRAHDRVPRIKIWADVEIFEFEGEVYRSPLIPASFARVNKQLEAVSPYVDIILVYQYQGMMNKPDSPAFAGHKDSAVLYADYVAWLKKTYPGMVRNL, encoded by the coding sequence ATGGATATATGGACAAGACGGGCGTTTCTCGGTGCTCTTGCTGGTTCGGCGACAATGGCGGCTTCTGCCGGGGCGGAAGCCGGTAACGGTTCGGGCATCGTGAAAATCAAGCCGATACAGGGGAGCTGGTTCGAATTCCAGCACCATAACCAGCCCGAAGGTAAGTACTGGAATCCCGCCTGCGCCGCATTCTCCTGCTCGCAGTGGGATGCGAAGGTTAAGGAAATTGCCGATATTGGCATGGAGTACCTCGTGCTCATGAACACCGCGCTCTATTTCAAGGCTTTCTATACGACCGGGATATTCCCGAAGTTCGAGATAGCGTGCGATGACCCCATCGAAGCGGTTCTTACTGCCGCCGACAGGTATGGTGTGAAATTTTTCATCGGCGGAGGATTCTTCGGCCAGTGGGACAGCCCCGGAATCATCGATGATCCCGATGCGACACAAAAACGGCTCCGTGCCATCGGCGAGCTTGCCGGGCTGTTTGGTCATCACAAAAGCTTTTACGGCTGGTACTGGCCCAATGAAGCGGCGATTACCCCCTATTTCCATGAAAAATTCATAACCTACGTCAACGACTGCTCGAAAGAAGCCCGCAAACATATGCCGAACGCCCGTACGCTCATAGCTCCGTACGGCACGCGCATCGCGAAGCCGGACGACCGTTTCGTCCGGCAGCTCGAAATGCTCGATGTCGATATAATCGCCTACCAGGACGAGATCGGCGTCCGGAAGACGAAAGTCGAGGAGAGTGCACGGTTCTTCGAGGGTCTCCGCAGAGCCCATGACCGTGTGCCGCGTATAAAAATATGGGCCGATGTGGAAATCTTCGAGTTCGAGGGCGAGGTATACCGGAGTCCGCTTATTCCGGCGTCTTTTGCGCGGGTGAATAAGCAGCTCGAGGCGGTATCTCCGTATGTCGACATTATTCTTGTCTACCAGTACCAGGGTATGATGAACAAGCCGGATTCACCGGCTTTCGCCGGTCATAAGGATTCGGCCGTTCTGTACGCCGATTATGTCGCATGGCTGAAAAAAACGTATCCCGGTATGGTGAGAAACTTATGA